The following are from one region of the Aequoribacter fuscus genome:
- the thrS gene encoding threonine--tRNA ligase — translation MPVITLPDGNQKTFDAPPSVYDVALAIGPGLAKAALAGVVDGKEVDTSFVIENDASLAIITDRDDAGIEIIRHSTAHLLAMAVQELYPGTQVTIGPTIEDGFYYDFATGHRFTTEDLEKIEVRMAEIADRDLTVERLEVSREHAIEEFRNMGENYKVQIIEDLPAGEIISVYKQGPWMDLCRGPHVPSTGKLQAFKLTKVAGAYWRGDSKNEMLQRVYGTAWANKKQLKQYLNRIAEAEKRDHRRIGKQLDLFHTQEEAPGMVFWHPKGWTVYQVIEQYMRNRQRQEGYKEIKTPQVVDMTLWHKSGHADKFGDDMFMLKAEDREFAVKPMNCPCHVQVFNQGLKSYRDLPLRLAEFGSCHRNEPSGSLHGIMRVRGFTQDDAHIFCTEDQIQPEVSRFIDFLHGVYEDFGFNEVIYRLSTRPEKRVGSEEDWDRAEKALADALDAHNLPWELLPGEGAFYGPKIEFSLKDCIGRVWQLGTIQVDFSMPGRLDAQYVAEDGARKTPVMLHRAILGSFERFIGILIEHFEGRFPTWLAPEQVAVMNITDKQGEFTQNVVDYLNNSGFRAIADLRNEKIGFKIRERTLAKIPYLLVVGDKEVETQSVAVRTRDGKDLGTMTLADFAEYLRQDVGSRGFFALEK, via the coding sequence ATGCCTGTTATTACTCTGCCCGATGGCAACCAAAAGACCTTTGATGCTCCCCCTTCTGTTTACGACGTCGCATTAGCGATTGGTCCAGGCCTTGCCAAAGCTGCCCTAGCGGGTGTTGTCGATGGCAAAGAAGTCGACACTTCTTTCGTGATTGAAAACGACGCATCGCTCGCAATCATTACGGATCGCGATGACGCCGGTATCGAAATTATTCGTCATTCGACTGCGCACCTGCTGGCGATGGCGGTGCAAGAATTGTATCCCGGTACTCAGGTGACGATTGGGCCAACGATTGAAGATGGGTTTTACTATGACTTTGCTACTGGCCACAGATTTACCACTGAGGATCTTGAAAAAATCGAAGTGCGTATGGCCGAAATTGCCGATCGTGATTTGACCGTAGAGCGGCTAGAAGTCAGTCGCGAGCACGCCATTGAAGAATTCCGCAACATGGGCGAGAACTATAAGGTCCAAATCATCGAAGATTTGCCGGCTGGCGAGATTATTTCGGTCTACAAACAGGGGCCTTGGATGGACCTGTGTCGCGGCCCTCACGTGCCATCGACCGGCAAACTGCAAGCCTTTAAATTGACCAAGGTTGCGGGTGCATACTGGCGGGGCGATTCCAAAAATGAAATGCTGCAGCGCGTGTACGGCACCGCTTGGGCCAATAAAAAACAGTTAAAGCAATACTTGAACCGTATTGCCGAGGCAGAGAAACGCGATCACCGCCGAATTGGCAAGCAGTTGGATTTGTTCCACACCCAAGAAGAAGCGCCAGGCATGGTGTTCTGGCACCCTAAAGGCTGGACCGTGTATCAGGTGATCGAGCAGTATATGCGCAATCGCCAGCGGCAAGAGGGCTACAAGGAAATTAAGACGCCACAAGTCGTCGACATGACCCTGTGGCACAAGTCGGGTCACGCCGATAAGTTTGGCGACGATATGTTCATGCTTAAGGCCGAAGATCGTGAGTTCGCGGTAAAACCCATGAACTGCCCTTGTCACGTGCAGGTGTTTAACCAAGGTTTAAAATCGTACCGCGATTTGCCTCTTCGATTGGCGGAATTTGGTAGCTGTCACCGTAATGAGCCCTCGGGTTCACTACACGGCATTATGCGCGTGCGCGGATTTACCCAGGACGATGCGCATATTTTCTGTACCGAAGATCAAATTCAGCCCGAAGTATCGCGCTTCATCGACTTCCTACATGGGGTATACGAAGACTTTGGTTTCAACGAGGTTATCTATCGCTTATCCACACGCCCTGAAAAGCGCGTAGGTAGTGAAGAAGATTGGGATCGTGCCGAGAAAGCTCTCGCGGATGCTTTGGATGCGCACAATCTTCCCTGGGAATTGCTGCCCGGCGAGGGTGCCTTTTACGGGCCAAAGATTGAATTTTCACTGAAAGACTGTATTGGTCGAGTCTGGCAGTTGGGTACCATTCAAGTGGACTTCTCGATGCCAGGACGTCTGGATGCCCAATACGTAGCCGAAGATGGTGCGCGTAAAACACCGGTCATGTTGCATCGGGCAATCTTGGGAAGCTTTGAGCGTTTTATCGGTATTTTGATCGAACATTTTGAAGGGCGTTTTCCGACATGGTTGGCGCCGGAGCAAGTGGCGGTGATGAATATTACCGACAAGCAGGGTGAATTTACACAAAATGTGGTGGATTACCTGAATAACTCGGGTTTTCGCGCTATTGCGGACTTGAGAAACGAGAAGATCGGCTTTAAAATCCGCGAGCGCACTCTAGCTAAGATTCCTTACTTGCTGGTGGTGGGCGATAAAGAGGTGGAAACGCAGTCAGTAGCCGTGCGCACACGGGACGGCAAAGACCTCGGAACGATGACTCTTGCAGACTTCGCCGAGTATTTGCGGCAGGACGTGGGCAGTCGCGGTTTTTTTGCATTGGAGAAATAG
- a CDS encoding helix-turn-helix domain-containing protein — translation MILFCQIDRGCLTIKAQLQQFEPLITLIQVELAHIGTHLSRPSIQTSQAFSEWYLEATQRLSSHCANNSVRAISRREVELMCRCGMSAINLRHAIEIVADYCAALEPRGGQLRLIETSKCARITLNSLRTETTTTSLLVDVIGLFSFYQLFQWLIGVPIPVQQLLLGKVQREHTLPFLVLFGAPMLTTQEDFSFDFPTHFLDMPMVRRPNEFEEFFRVHPCGIFDRSQTPLGHQVESLLVASYQLGQPAPTQEDLAATFGLSLSTFRRKLDNHNQDFLSIRNRAKLTVAKDKLANSQAPISEISSSLGFSDASAFRRYFKHMTSRTPSDWRLNVSATGL, via the coding sequence GTGATACTTTTTTGTCAAATAGATCGTGGATGCCTGACAATTAAAGCCCAACTCCAACAATTTGAACCGCTCATTACACTGATACAGGTTGAACTCGCTCACATTGGGACACACTTATCGCGTCCAAGTATCCAAACGAGTCAGGCTTTCTCGGAATGGTACTTAGAGGCGACGCAACGCCTCTCGAGCCACTGTGCAAATAATTCTGTTCGGGCCATTTCCCGCAGAGAAGTTGAGTTAATGTGCCGCTGCGGCATGAGTGCCATCAACTTAAGGCACGCCATCGAAATCGTAGCTGACTACTGCGCTGCACTCGAGCCTCGGGGAGGACAATTAAGACTCATCGAAACCAGCAAGTGCGCGCGCATCACACTAAACTCGCTGCGCACTGAGACTACGACGACCTCATTACTCGTGGATGTTATCGGTCTGTTTTCGTTCTATCAGCTATTTCAATGGCTCATTGGCGTGCCTATTCCTGTACAGCAACTCTTGTTGGGCAAAGTGCAACGCGAGCATACCCTACCGTTCCTGGTTTTGTTCGGTGCACCGATGCTAACCACCCAAGAGGACTTTTCGTTCGACTTCCCCACCCACTTCCTCGATATGCCAATGGTTCGCCGACCCAATGAATTCGAAGAATTTTTTAGGGTCCACCCTTGTGGCATTTTTGATCGCAGCCAAACACCACTGGGGCATCAAGTCGAATCGCTACTGGTGGCATCATATCAACTGGGGCAACCCGCACCGACCCAAGAAGACCTGGCTGCCACTTTTGGCCTGTCCCTATCGACCTTTCGACGCAAATTAGACAATCACAACCAGGATTTCCTGAGTATTCGCAACCGTGCGAAGCTCACGGTAGCTAAAGACAAACTTGCCAACAGCCAGGCACCGATCAGCGAGATCAGCTCGTCTTTGGGCTTCAGTGACGCCAGCGCATTCAGACGCTACTTCAAGCATATGACAAGTAGAACGCCCAGCGACTGGCGTCTGAACGTCAGTGCAACAGGTCTATGA
- a CDS encoding flavin-containing monooxygenase: MSETKRAVVLGAGMAGILAAIKLRETPNVDVVVYEKSDRVGGTWRENTYPGLTCDTPSHHYTYSFARNPNWSRYLPPGPEIQSYFEDVAERFGVYPLTHFGEECIKAEFREGKWELEFASGRKDSAEILIAATGVLHHPNMPNIEGASDFKGALFHSSRWDHSIPLENKRIAVIGSGSTGVQICSALAGKVAQFEHFVRTPQWIMPVDNAPFTAEQIASFQDPDVLAEAMDFEGYSAAVNAYTEALLDDQSEMAQQMAGACLMNLEQSVQDPELKEALRPDHKAMCKRLIFSPDYYQAIQRPNTRLVRSGIKRIVENGIETEDGELYELDIIVYATGFQADRFVRPMDVIGRNGLSLNTLWADYPKAYLALSVPDFPNFFMLNGPNGPVGNFSLVEIAENQWGWVEQLLEPVLSGAASEVCCTAEGMITYEARREEAARKTVWYTGGCNSWYLNAAGIPASWPWAFKDFEAAMANPVWADIDLR; encoded by the coding sequence ATGAGTGAGACCAAACGTGCAGTCGTATTGGGCGCCGGTATGGCGGGAATATTGGCGGCGATTAAGTTGCGTGAGACGCCCAATGTTGATGTGGTCGTTTACGAAAAGTCGGATCGAGTGGGTGGCACTTGGCGTGAAAATACTTACCCCGGTTTGACTTGCGATACCCCTTCGCATCATTACACCTATTCGTTTGCGCGCAACCCTAATTGGTCGCGCTATTTACCCCCTGGCCCCGAGATTCAGTCCTATTTTGAGGATGTGGCTGAGCGTTTTGGTGTGTATCCACTGACGCATTTTGGTGAAGAATGCATCAAGGCTGAGTTCCGAGAAGGCAAATGGGAGCTAGAGTTCGCCAGTGGCCGCAAGGATAGTGCCGAGATACTTATCGCGGCGACAGGTGTATTACATCATCCGAATATGCCCAATATTGAAGGGGCCTCGGATTTTAAAGGTGCGCTGTTTCACAGCTCGCGTTGGGATCACTCAATCCCCCTCGAGAATAAGCGCATTGCAGTCATTGGTAGCGGGTCAACGGGGGTGCAAATCTGCTCGGCTCTCGCCGGTAAAGTGGCTCAGTTCGAGCACTTTGTGCGCACACCGCAATGGATTATGCCTGTCGATAACGCGCCCTTTACCGCTGAGCAAATAGCATCGTTTCAGGACCCTGACGTCTTAGCTGAGGCGATGGACTTTGAGGGCTATAGCGCGGCGGTAAATGCCTATACCGAGGCTTTGTTGGACGATCAGTCCGAGATGGCTCAGCAAATGGCGGGCGCGTGTCTAATGAACTTGGAGCAGTCAGTTCAAGACCCTGAGTTAAAAGAAGCCTTGCGACCAGACCACAAGGCGATGTGTAAGCGCCTGATTTTCTCGCCTGATTACTACCAAGCGATTCAGCGCCCCAACACCCGTCTGGTGCGAAGTGGCATCAAGCGGATTGTGGAAAACGGTATCGAGACCGAAGACGGTGAACTTTATGAGTTGGACATTATTGTCTACGCAACAGGTTTTCAAGCGGACCGGTTTGTCCGTCCTATGGATGTGATAGGGCGAAATGGTTTGAGCTTGAATACCTTGTGGGCCGATTACCCTAAGGCGTATTTGGCTTTATCGGTGCCCGATTTCCCCAACTTCTTCATGCTTAATGGCCCCAACGGCCCCGTGGGTAATTTCTCTTTGGTTGAGATTGCCGAGAATCAGTGGGGGTGGGTGGAGCAATTGCTGGAACCTGTATTGTCGGGGGCTGCCTCTGAGGTTTGCTGCACGGCAGAGGGTATGATCACCTACGAGGCGCGGCGAGAAGAGGCTGCTCGCAAAACAGTTTGGTATACCGGGGGTTGTAACAGCTGGTACCTGAATGCGGCAGGTATTCCTGCGAGCTGGCCTTGGGCGTTTAAAGACTTTGAAGCAGCGATGGCCAATCCTGTCTGGGCAGATATTGATTTACGTTGA
- a CDS encoding TonB-dependent receptor — translation MKHTNRWALAPMVMAIYSANLAYAQDAQDSDAAASMEEVLVVGTRATLKNAVDQQRDAQNIISVVDSDALGNFPDSTAADAMRRLSGIAVENDQGEGRYVTIRGLSSDLNSVAVNGASMVAPENGRSVIMDGIPTELMDSISVSKTLTPEMDADSIGGRVDFNTKKPTDLKDTLLKVKLSTKMAEYTDYSSAPNASLTYGDRLSDSTAHIVSFTYSSKKIESFNNETGFGWEDGFMNDDWEMRWYELERERYGLSYDINTILDSGTVLFANAMYNKYDETETRFKDEYGKLGFVSSLDNGKGMVTDRIRHDAETRQRYETREIGAVNFGLETNLNDWAIDAKVSYSWAQEDDSDNADVTFRNDDKTFGGEIYWSNPKRPYLVAYDPTLRDPANLEFDAFEMWANISDDEELSFEFNAENETSIGVVKAGFKTRSRTKDVNDYIIGYTWDGATMADWDSGTVNDWFFANQVFGNHVSGATAYAMRNQVAQMDVDFEDAISRDFTTDENINAVYVQDTIELENAVLIAGVRYERTKTDSKAYDQDGNRTSSDKSYGFLSPSVTVKYFINDQVQLRAAIWRGLSRPGFTQTAPITSVNYGTAGDVSGSVGNPDLKPYEATNFDLSLEYYGEDMTYAAIGIFRKDIKNAIYPTVQKVATINGIAFNDGVETWINSGDSYINGLELNGQYGWDNGFYVAANVTFTESESEFKFEDNSVFKTPFRKLAEKAANISVGYDKGPWDVRLAGNYRSEYIDWLADEDGDIGNVSKNNTRWVAPFMQFDLVAKYKVNENLTARFEAANLNNRPEYYYWGNKGQLSQYDIYGKNYTIGVEYTF, via the coding sequence ATGAAACACACTAACCGATGGGCTCTCGCGCCAATGGTTATGGCAATCTATTCTGCCAACCTGGCGTACGCGCAAGACGCGCAGGACAGTGACGCAGCGGCCAGCATGGAAGAAGTTCTGGTTGTTGGTACGCGCGCGACTTTAAAAAATGCAGTTGATCAGCAGCGCGATGCTCAAAATATTATCAGTGTTGTGGATTCTGATGCATTAGGTAATTTCCCAGATTCTACTGCTGCTGATGCTATGCGTCGCTTGAGCGGTATTGCGGTTGAAAACGATCAAGGCGAAGGCCGCTATGTGACGATTCGTGGTTTGAGCTCTGACTTGAACAGCGTTGCCGTCAACGGCGCGTCGATGGTTGCCCCAGAGAATGGTCGTTCTGTGATCATGGATGGTATCCCTACGGAATTGATGGATAGTATCTCTGTATCGAAAACCTTGACGCCTGAAATGGATGCAGACAGCATCGGTGGGCGAGTCGATTTCAACACGAAAAAGCCCACCGATTTAAAAGACACCTTGTTGAAGGTAAAGCTTTCAACAAAAATGGCTGAATACACCGATTACAGCAGTGCACCTAACGCCTCATTGACTTATGGTGATCGTTTGAGTGACAGCACTGCTCACATCGTTAGCTTCACTTACTCCAGCAAGAAGATCGAATCTTTCAACAACGAAACGGGCTTTGGTTGGGAAGACGGCTTCATGAATGACGACTGGGAGATGCGCTGGTATGAGCTGGAACGTGAACGTTATGGATTAAGCTACGACATCAACACGATTCTTGACAGTGGCACGGTGCTGTTCGCTAACGCGATGTACAACAAGTACGACGAAACCGAAACGCGTTTTAAAGACGAGTACGGCAAGCTCGGTTTTGTTTCAAGTCTCGATAACGGCAAAGGCATGGTTACAGACCGCATCCGTCATGATGCTGAGACGCGTCAGCGTTACGAAACCCGCGAAATAGGCGCGGTTAACTTCGGGTTAGAGACAAACCTGAACGACTGGGCGATCGATGCCAAAGTCAGCTACAGCTGGGCTCAAGAAGACGATAGCGACAACGCGGATGTTACTTTCCGAAATGACGACAAGACTTTTGGCGGTGAAATTTATTGGTCAAACCCCAAGCGTCCATATTTGGTCGCCTACGACCCAACCTTGCGTGATCCTGCGAACTTAGAGTTTGACGCGTTTGAGATGTGGGCGAATATCAGCGACGACGAAGAGTTGAGCTTCGAGTTTAACGCTGAAAACGAAACGTCAATCGGTGTGGTGAAAGCGGGCTTTAAAACTCGTTCGCGCACTAAAGATGTCAATGACTACATCATCGGTTACACCTGGGATGGTGCGACGATGGCAGACTGGGATTCGGGCACTGTTAACGACTGGTTCTTTGCCAACCAAGTGTTTGGTAATCACGTCAGCGGCGCTACGGCTTACGCCATGCGCAACCAAGTCGCCCAGATGGATGTGGATTTTGAAGATGCGATCAGTCGTGACTTTACGACTGACGAAAACATCAATGCCGTCTACGTTCAAGACACCATTGAGCTTGAAAACGCAGTCTTGATCGCAGGTGTGCGCTACGAGCGGACCAAGACTGATAGCAAAGCCTACGATCAAGACGGTAACCGCACTTCGTCGGATAAGAGCTATGGCTTCTTGTCTCCAAGTGTGACTGTAAAATACTTTATTAACGACCAAGTGCAGTTGCGTGCGGCGATCTGGCGTGGATTGAGTCGTCCTGGCTTCACTCAGACGGCACCGATTACCTCGGTAAATTATGGTACGGCTGGTGATGTCAGCGGTAGTGTCGGTAACCCCGACCTTAAGCCTTACGAAGCGACTAACTTTGACTTGAGTCTGGAGTACTATGGCGAGGATATGACCTACGCGGCGATCGGTATTTTTAGAAAAGATATCAAGAACGCGATTTATCCGACGGTTCAAAAAGTCGCGACGATTAACGGCATTGCCTTCAATGATGGTGTCGAAACTTGGATCAACTCAGGTGATTCGTATATCAATGGCTTGGAGTTGAACGGTCAATACGGCTGGGACAATGGCTTCTACGTTGCGGCGAACGTGACCTTTACCGAAAGCGAAAGCGAGTTCAAGTTTGAAGACAACTCTGTGTTCAAAACACCGTTCCGCAAGCTGGCCGAAAAAGCGGCGAACATTAGCGTCGGGTATGACAAAGGCCCATGGGATGTGCGCTTGGCCGGCAACTATCGTAGCGAATACATCGATTGGTTGGCAGACGAAGACGGTGACATCGGTAACGTCAGTAAGAATAACACCCGTTGGGTGGCACCGTTCATGCAGTTTGACTTGGTGGCGAAATACAAAGTGAACGAGAACTTAACCGCTCGCTTTGAAGCTGCGAACTTGAACAACCGTCCCGAGTACTACTATTGGGGTAACAAAGGTCAGCTGTCGCAGTACGACATCTACGGCAAGAACTACACGATTGGCGTAGAGTACACGTTCTAG
- a CDS encoding peroxiredoxin yields the protein MGIRINEVMPNLELETDQGTFMLHDWIGDSWAILFSHPKDFTPVCTTEFGAVAQLADEWAKRNTKVIGLSVDGVDEHKEWKVDIEHYAQAPATFPIIADESLAVSKALDMLPANAYLPDGRTAADSASVRVVFIISPDKKLQLSMSYPMSVGRNFAEVLRALDALQATYGVPIATPANWVQGQDVIVALSLDDAAAKEKFGEIDIKLPYLRTTKQPK from the coding sequence ATGGGAATACGTATAAACGAAGTCATGCCGAACCTGGAGCTGGAAACAGATCAGGGCACATTTATGCTGCACGACTGGATTGGGGATAGCTGGGCAATTTTATTTAGCCACCCGAAAGATTTTACGCCTGTTTGCACCACCGAATTTGGTGCAGTTGCGCAGCTCGCCGATGAATGGGCTAAGCGTAATACCAAAGTCATTGGCCTGTCCGTTGATGGCGTGGACGAGCACAAAGAATGGAAAGTGGATATCGAGCACTATGCCCAGGCACCTGCGACCTTTCCTATTATTGCCGATGAATCTCTAGCGGTATCGAAAGCTCTGGATATGTTGCCCGCCAATGCTTACTTACCCGATGGGCGTACAGCAGCCGATTCTGCCAGCGTGCGTGTCGTCTTTATTATCAGTCCAGATAAAAAGCTGCAATTATCAATGAGCTACCCCATGTCAGTAGGGCGTAATTTTGCAGAAGTATTGCGGGCTTTGGATGCTTTGCAAGCGACCTACGGAGTACCCATTGCGACCCCCGCGAACTGGGTTCAAGGTCAAGATGTGATTGTGGCTTTGTCGCTGGATGATGCTGCGGCTAAAGAGAAGTTTGGCGAGATTGATATCAAACTACCTTATCTTCGCACCACCAAACAGCCTAAGTAG
- the uvrB gene encoding excinuclease ABC subunit UvrB, translating to MAKPFKVESKYKPAGDQPQAIEKLVEGVQAGLASQTLLGVTGSGKTFTMAHVVERLQRPTIVMAHNKTLAAQLYGEFKEFFPNNAVEYFVSYYDYYQPEAYVPSSDTFIEKDASVNDHIEQMRLSATKALMERQDCLVVATVSAIYGLGDPKSYFKMVLHVSRGEIINQRELLHQLAELQYTRNDIAFSRGTYRVRGDVIDIFPADSEKEAVRIELFDEEVDNIVLFDPLTGAIEAKVPRITIFPKSHYVTSRDIMLKAIDEIEIELEQRLKQLNDLNKLVEAQRLQQRTRYDIEMIRELGYCQGVENYSRYLSGRGPGDPPPTLFEYLPDNALVIIDESHVTIPQIGGMYRGDRSRKETLVEYGFRLPSALDNRPLKFEEWERLVPQAIFVSATPGNYEEQHAGRVVEQVVRPTGLVDPTIDIRPASTQVDDLLQEIHTVRATGQRVLVTTLTKRMAEDLTEYLAEHGIKVRYLHSDIDTVERVEIIRDLRLGEFDVLVGINLLREGLDMPEVALVAILDADKEGFLRSDRSLIQTIGRAARNLQGRAILYADKVTGSMQRAIDETERRRTKQLAHNEEHGIKPVGITKSVQDIMEGARRMSTKRNAKGERKVAEVRAAYAQDMASLTPAALSRKIKQLETEMMEHAKNLEFEKAAAVRDQITEYKQFAFMAS from the coding sequence GTGGCCAAACCCTTTAAAGTCGAATCTAAATACAAGCCTGCGGGCGACCAGCCCCAAGCCATCGAAAAACTCGTCGAGGGTGTACAGGCGGGCTTAGCGTCTCAGACGCTGTTGGGCGTGACGGGTTCGGGTAAGACCTTTACCATGGCGCATGTGGTCGAACGTCTGCAGCGTCCCACGATTGTTATGGCTCACAACAAAACCTTGGCTGCGCAGCTGTACGGGGAGTTTAAGGAGTTTTTCCCAAACAACGCGGTTGAGTATTTCGTTTCTTACTACGATTACTACCAGCCAGAGGCCTACGTGCCTTCGTCTGACACCTTTATAGAAAAAGATGCCTCGGTGAATGACCACATCGAGCAAATGCGCCTGTCCGCCACCAAGGCGCTGATGGAGCGCCAAGATTGTCTGGTGGTTGCGACCGTTTCGGCCATTTATGGTTTGGGTGATCCCAAGTCCTATTTCAAGATGGTGCTGCATGTGTCGCGCGGTGAAATTATCAATCAGCGCGAGCTGCTGCATCAGTTGGCTGAATTGCAATACACCCGCAACGATATTGCCTTCTCGCGCGGCACATACAGGGTGCGTGGTGATGTGATCGATATCTTTCCTGCCGATTCGGAAAAAGAAGCGGTGCGCATCGAGCTGTTTGATGAGGAGGTCGACAATATCGTGTTGTTCGACCCTTTAACCGGTGCCATAGAAGCCAAGGTGCCGCGGATTACGATTTTCCCCAAATCGCATTACGTGACTTCGCGCGACATTATGCTCAAAGCGATCGATGAAATTGAAATCGAGCTGGAGCAGCGCTTAAAACAGCTCAATGACTTGAACAAGTTGGTTGAGGCGCAGCGTTTGCAGCAACGCACACGCTATGACATCGAGATGATTCGTGAACTGGGCTACTGCCAGGGCGTAGAAAACTATTCTCGCTATTTGTCGGGACGTGGACCGGGGGATCCCCCGCCAACGCTATTTGAATACTTACCCGACAACGCCTTGGTCATTATCGATGAGTCACACGTGACGATTCCACAGATTGGCGGCATGTATCGTGGTGACCGGTCACGAAAAGAGACCCTGGTGGAGTACGGATTTCGTTTGCCTTCGGCCTTGGATAACAGGCCACTGAAGTTCGAAGAGTGGGAGCGCTTGGTGCCGCAGGCGATCTTCGTATCGGCGACCCCGGGTAATTACGAGGAGCAACACGCTGGTCGAGTCGTCGAGCAGGTCGTGCGTCCCACAGGTTTGGTCGACCCCACGATCGACATCCGGCCTGCTTCAACGCAAGTCGACGATCTTCTGCAAGAGATCCATACGGTAAGAGCGACCGGTCAGCGAGTCCTGGTGACGACACTAACGAAGCGGATGGCCGAGGATTTAACTGAGTACCTGGCCGAGCACGGTATTAAAGTGCGTTATCTTCACTCAGATATCGACACGGTTGAGCGAGTCGAGATCATCCGCGATCTGCGGTTAGGTGAATTCGATGTCTTGGTTGGTATTAACTTATTGCGTGAAGGTTTGGATATGCCCGAGGTCGCTCTGGTCGCCATATTAGACGCGGATAAAGAGGGCTTTTTGCGCTCTGATCGGTCGTTGATACAGACCATTGGTCGTGCGGCCCGCAATCTGCAAGGTCGAGCCATTCTCTATGCTGACAAAGTGACAGGCTCGATGCAGCGGGCGATCGACGAGACGGAACGGCGCCGAACCAAGCAGCTTGCGCACAATGAAGAGCACGGCATTAAACCCGTGGGGATTACCAAGTCTGTGCAAGACATCATGGAAGGGGCGCGGCGCATGTCGACCAAGCGCAACGCTAAAGGCGAGCGCAAAGTCGCTGAGGTGCGGGCTGCTTACGCACAAGATATGGCAAGCCTGACTCCCGCAGCGCTTAGCCGCAAGATCAAACAGTTAGAAACCGAGATGATGGAACACGCCAAAAATCTTGAGTTTGAGAAAGCGGCGGCGGTTCGCGATCAAATTACTGAGTACAAGCAGTTCGCCTTTATGGCCTCATAG
- a CDS encoding ACP phosphodiesterase, which translates to MNYLAHTALSKATPMSLIGNLLGDFMKGVELHTLYPEIREGLDNHRKVDALTDQHPEVVNLKPLFQAHTRRFAGVAIDIYFDYLLCKHWDSFYERPLAEFIKQTYALLDNSRHLVPGETMRFALRRMTTQDWFSAYRDEDIIFKVIERAVSRIRYRNQFIDSIRDIEQNRLVIEDAFLALYPALMTLAEQNPRHACA; encoded by the coding sequence ATGAACTACCTCGCACACACCGCACTGAGTAAGGCGACCCCGATGTCACTGATTGGCAACCTGTTAGGTGACTTCATGAAGGGAGTCGAACTTCACACTCTCTACCCCGAAATACGAGAAGGGCTGGACAACCACCGCAAAGTCGACGCGTTAACCGACCAGCACCCAGAGGTTGTCAACCTGAAGCCCTTGTTCCAAGCCCATACCCGCAGGTTTGCGGGCGTTGCCATCGATATCTACTTTGATTACCTACTGTGCAAACACTGGGACAGCTTCTATGAGCGACCTCTCGCCGAATTTATTAAGCAGACCTATGCATTGCTCGACAATTCCCGACACCTTGTGCCGGGCGAAACCATGCGATTTGCGCTCAGACGCATGACGACACAAGATTGGTTTAGCGCTTACCGCGACGAAGACATCATATTCAAAGTCATTGAACGCGCCGTCAGTCGGATCCGGTACAGAAACCAATTTATTGATTCAATCAGAGATATTGAACAAAATCGTTTGGTCATTGAAGACGCGTTCTTGGCCCTTTACCCAGCGCTGATGACACTCGCTGAGCAGAACCCTCGCCACGCTTGCGCGTAA